The DNA sequence TGGTCGTAGACGAACTGCTGGATACGGGTCACGGCTTCTTCGTAAGGTTCGATACCGTTAATCTAAGAAACGATCTACCCCTATGTTTTCAACAAAAAGGCATGTAGGTTCGGGGCAATCATTACAGCATCATCAACATCTAAATTACCAAAATCCGTTATATAGAGGCCGAATCCTCTTGATCCATTTAGATACATCAATACGCCTCCGCCTTCATCATCGCCGATCGCTAAAGATTCCGGAATGAATTCTTGGATATTGTACGCCTTATTCATTTCAATACATCCTAACGGTCCCCAGATACGTATATACTTTTTATTATCAACATTAATTTCCACCTCTGTAGCTTGACGAACAATATCAAAATAGTCCGTAGGGACAACTATTGAGGAAAATTTCTTCAAGTCCGCAATTTCCTTCCCCGTACAAGGAGGTTGTTTAGCATCAACACTAAATTTGCTGCTTAAGTCTGTGAATAAATTCATTAAAAATCCAGCCTTTCATATTTTACTGCTAGTTTATCGGTCATTATATTAATTTTGACCTAGTTTCTTTATAAATTTCTCCAACAGATCTGTGTACTCTTTCGCGTCCTCTTCACCAATCCACCCGAGATCATCTAAATTATCCATAATACTAGTTGTTAACTCTGTCAACGTTTCCACTTTATCCGCATACACCGAGCGATCTAGCTCGTATAATAACTCCAAAAATTGCCCGTCATAAAGTTCCCCCGCTAAAGGATCTTCTTTGAGAAACTGTATGGCTTTTTCTACCCCCAAGTCAATTAACACGTTTTGGCCTATCATCCTATAGACGTCATTAACATCGATGTCATCAACTGTTTTTTCTATAAAGGTACTGTACCACTTTTCCAGGGCGTACTTTGGATTTTTTGCTGCGGGAGGCATACTATAAATCTCCTTAATCTTTCTTCCGTCGGACATCATTTTATCCTTCCGTAAGGATCGAATAATTTATCGAACACCTTTAGTTCCGGATGGATGGTAACTATTAGTCACGCAAATTCACGGGAATTGGCGATGAGCCGAAAATACTAGCTAAATGTATCTAATGACAATAATACTTTCACCACCTTTTCTATCAAATACCGATACAATGCGACCCCATTGATAATCATATGGCGGGAGGCCTAACATTGATTCAAGCCATTCGTCATGTTTTTTTTCTTTTTCATTTCATTATCCAGAGACCAGTCAATCCATGATTCACCTGGTGTGTCTTCCGAAAGATGTATACTGTTAAGGAACCCGCTTAAAAAATAAAGGCTTCCTCGCTAAAGCTGATGGGTATTGCTGATTCCAAAGTTGTCCATACTGCTAAAAAAGATAGAAAAGGCGGTATGGTTACTATGTGGATCACATCAGAGAATACCACGTTAATTAAGCTATTGCAGTCGGCGCTCTTAATCGAAAAACCTTGGGAATTAACAGTCATGGCGTACGACGAAGAACAGGAACAATGGAACCTGTATCTCGATTTCCCTCGTGGTGCCGAA is a window from the Numidum massiliense genome containing:
- a CDS encoding SMI1/KNR4 family protein: MNLFTDLSSKFSVDAKQPPCTGKEIADLKKFSSIVVPTDYFDIVRQATEVEINVDNKKYIRIWGPLGCIEMNKAYNIQEFIPESLAIGDDEGGGVLMYLNGSRGFGLYITDFGNLDVDDAVMIAPNLHAFLLKT
- a CDS encoding contact-dependent growth inhibition system immunity protein, which translates into the protein MPPAAKNPKYALEKWYSTFIEKTVDDIDVNDVYRMIGQNVLIDLGVEKAIQFLKEDPLAGELYDGQFLELLYELDRSVYADKVETLTELTTSIMDNLDDLGWIGEEDAKEYTDLLEKFIKKLGQN